GCAGGGGTGGGACGGTGACTTGGTGTCCAGCTGGGCAGTGAGGGGAAGGTCCCCAAGGGAAGAGCTTACCTTTGGTTTCAGCATCAGCTGCCTTTGGGTTCAGAGAGTTGGGCAAATCCTCCAGCAAAAGCTTAGAGACCTCAGTGAGGATCTTAGCAGTGGAATCCATTGTGCTGGCCACATTGAACTCAACagctggcaaaactcccaggctGCTTGGAGAAGGGAGCAGCAGGAATTCCTGCACGGGacagaaagaggagaggaaatgcaGCACATACCGGCATTCAGATCTGAGGCTCAGTGGCACAACAACACAGAAACCCCCATCTCATGAAGGCACAGTCATCATGTCCCCTGGCTTCTGCATCTACTTCCCCAAGTCATCTGCTCCAGGAACTCACTGCTACTTCATGGTGCTGAACGGCTTGTCCGGGGCTACTGCTGTAGCTCAGGTGTGTTCAGCTGCACCCACTGCTCCTATCACGGTCAGAATGGGTGATGTTCCTCTGTACAGGAGCCTTTATGGAGTAGCACCGGGGTAGAACAGtctaattagggttgccaggtgtccagttcaACTGGAAAGTTCGGtcaaaaagggaacctggcagtgtccagtcagcagtgctgactggacaTGAAAAGTCCTGTTACCCACAGTAACTGGCCTCCGCCTCCATAGGGCTGGATGCACAGCAGTTGCACCTGGAACCTGGCAGAGTTGCTCATGGacagaagtggctggctgctacCGGCTGGCTCCAGCCTCTCTGGCAGAgaggttggtgtgtgtgtgtgtataatcttGTCTGCCCCAatttccccactccagccccttgctctgggggccaactccccccacttcaccccaaTTGGGCAGGCGGGAAGGCTACAtgtcagctcctcccagcccagctctgcaggcagcaggtgagtCCCAGAACAGGAGAGgagtgggcaggggcagggcctggggaagaggtggggcaggggtgaggcaggATGCCCAGTTTTCAGCAGTTagaaagctacagctcacttcatcagatgctcaaataaatttgttagtctcgaaggtgccacaagtcctccttttctttttgcggatacagactaacacggctgctactctgaaacttgtaacaTGGCATTCGATAGAATTAGTTACATCATTTGCATGCCTCATGCAGTCCTCTATGGGGAGCTCACACGCATCAGCTTCCTGCAAGAAGGTGTTTCCCTGGAACAGCTGCAGCAGAGCTGAAGAGCACTGAGCATGGGAATGGGGTTGCTGCGGGTCTGCCCGCACACCCGTGCACAAGAGTCCTTTACAAACCACCAGAGGAGGGCAGAGATGCAATTTCTCAGAGGTCAGGGCACTTGCGGAAAAAGGTTGGGTTCAGCTGATGATGGGCCCTTTTCAGCTGCAAACAGAATCTGGATCCTGATTGAAAAGTGTGGGGCTGTTCTGTACCTGGATTTGACTTTCGTTCCTTGGAAAAGTGGGGGCTAGTCATAAACTGCTGGGTCCATGCCCAGGGTCACGTTTCGAGCACACCAATGTTTCAGAGTCAGGAATTTGATTAGGCCCATCTCTAGTCCATACTCTACAATGTTAAAATTGCCAGCCAGCCACTTTATAGACTCAGACTCGGTTTTCACTGTGCACatgcagggaagggagagatggGTGTGTGCAAGTATGGGGGGGTTGTCTCTAACATGGTTCTGGCTGGACATAGTGTAGAGGGTCTAGGAACACAAGAACGGCCAAACTGGGTCAAATGAAAGGTCCACCTatcccactatcctgtcttctgacagtggccaatgccaggtgctcagagagaatgaatagaacaggcaatcaatgagtgagccatcccctgttgtccactcccagctctggaagtcagaggctagagacatccagagcatggggttgcatccctgcccatcttggctgatgggcattaatggacctatcctccatacaCCTGAGGCTCTCTTCGTGAGCAGATGTTATGCACCCTCTTAGCTAGCTTTGAGACTGGTTCAGCTGCCTGGGTGGACAGGGTATTGTACCCAGAGTGAAATTGCCTTTGGCCTACACGTGGCCAGGCCAATGGCCACAGGGTAGTTGTAGCTCCCCCACTCATGGCTGGGCAGGCACTAATACCTCTAGGAATTTCATGTTGTCCACACAGGTCAGCAGCTCCTGGGCCTTTTGCTGGTGTTGGGTGAGCATGGCCAGATGATCCTGCAGCTGGCTCCAGTTCTCCTCCACTTGCCCTAGGGCAGTGGCCTGCTCTTGCTCTATCTTGTCCACGGCCCCCCTCTCACACTCCTCCAGCTCTTTCATCAGGTGGACAAACTTCTGCAAAATCCCTGATTTCAGCCTCTCTGAAGAATCCtgggtagaaaaaaaaatcaatggaaatgaCGAAACAAAGAATTGACGTGACAGCAGTTGGGTGGCTTCCTCCCCGAGCCCTATCCAGAGGGAGCAGGAGTTGGCGCCAGCCCCCAGCAtcccagctgtggggaggggtgacTGCCTTTGCCTTACTACCTTTATGGTGCCAGTTTGTTCCTCCAGTTTGTGGATCTCCTCCTTGGTCTTTACTGTCTCCTCCTGGGTTTTCGCCAGAGACTCTTCTAAAAGGACCTGCGAAAGACGCCAGATCCCGAAGTGTAATGTGAGACAATATTCAGTGCCACAGGTACTGGGCAAACTGCCCTTCTGATCTCTCCATGTTCTCGTCACCTGGAATCACACGATTCTCCTACTCTCAGgctaggccctgggctccagTCCCCTGTGATCAACCAGGACTTGGCTCAGAGCCTGCAGCTCAGTTCCCTCTGAGAGCACAGACAGTGGTCAATGCAGTGACTAAACAGCCTCCTTACAGCACAGGAGTCTAAaagcatttaagagaaaacaGATCTTAAACACCACAGAGCAGCCCAGAGTGGACCCATCTCTGGCTTTGCTCCAAGGCTCACCATTGCCTGGCTCTGCGAAGGCCCAATGTCTTACTTAGACCCCCTCCtccgtctctctctctgtcatccTGTCTCCCTGGACAGTTTCTGATAGTCCAGCTCCTCCCTGCCAAAGATGGGCTTTTTGACTGCCTCATGTCCTTTGGCTCCCTAATTTCCAGCCTGGCAGAATGAGGCTTGCGGCTTGCTGGAGATACAATCATGGGCAGCAATTATCAAAGGCTGGGGAAGGCGgagtctccccaaacagccctgcatggccctgcccactagggtgaccagatgtcctgattttatagggacagtctcaatatttggggctttttcttatataggctcctattaccccctaccagtcccgatttttcacacttgctattggTCAGCCGACCGCCCACGCTTCACCCCCAGACCTCTCCTGCTTCCCGCCACTCTCTGCTGCAGCTCTTCCTTCCACCGTGGCCAGGACTGGGGCTAGTGGGGGATGGCTTGTGGCGCGTGGGCTGgggtagggttgtcaactttctaatcgcacaaaaccgaacacccttaccctacccgccccttccctgaggttctgccccatcccacccctttcctgaggccccacccccactctctccatccctctccctctgtcgctcactctccccgaccctcactcacttgctcattttcactggtctggggcagggggttgggatgcagaagtaggtcagggctccaggatggggccagaaatgaggggttcagggtacagaagggggctccaggctggggtatgGGAGAGGTGAGAGCTTtgactgggggtgcgggctctggggtggggccggggatgaggggtttggagtgcggaaGGGGGTTCCGAGCTGGGGCCAAGGATTAGggtgcttacctcgggcggctccctgGAAGCGGCGACATGTTCCTCGGTTCCAAgacagaggcgtggccaggcggtTTTGCTCACTACCTTCACCTGCAGGCACCCacctctgcagcttccattggctgcaattcccagccaaagggagctgcggtGCTGGCACTCAGGATGGGGGcagtgcctccgcctaggagccgagggacatgTTGCTTCCTCAAGCCTGTggttcacctgccacccatggaCAGGATCCATGAAGCTAACAGCTTGCCATGGTGTCTTCCAAGTGTGTGCCTGGGTCTGTCCACAGGTTCTGTTGTGTGTCTTTCCTGTGTGCCTTGCCCTCAGCCCCTCATTGAGTTTCCCCGATACATTCAAACAGGACTTTCTAACAACCCACCACAGCAGTACAGTAACAGTAACTTTACCTCACTGACCAGCTCACTTCCAATAACCACCCATTACTATCCATCAGTGTGCACAGAGCAATACGTgtccctgccacccagggcacCCTCAGCACTTTGACAACATTTATCCCCTTTGCAAATATCCATATACCCTGCACAGATCCCCCAgcaaaccccactccccagcaaaAGCTCCCACAGCCTTTCATATCCTCCTTTATTCCACCCTCCTGAGCAATGGGGAtatttagctcttttccagcactTTGGGTACAtgggtctcaaagcacttcacaaaggaaggTAAGTATCCGTATTCTAATTTTACagcgggggaaactgaggcacggaggggGAAGGGCATTGTCCCTGGTCACAtgggaatagaatgcaggtctcTGGAGAGGGCTACCTGACCTGGAAAcccttttatttcccttctgcAAATTCGCCTAGCTccaccttacacacacacacactcagaggaAACGGCTCAGCTTGGATGCTGCATACTGGCTACAGCACTGGGTTGCTAAAAGGCAGCACCAGGCAATAGAAATATGGACACAGTCCTTCCACCTCTGCAAGGCTGCGTCTCTCCCATGACGTCCCGGGCAGCGTGTGCATCCAACCAGCAGAGGTCTCTGATCCCTAAACAAAACTCATTCCTTTGGCCATGGTttaacaccccatcacagtcaaACCTTCTCAGCTAGGTGCTGCGTATGTTCTACGGTCTGTTGCGTCTCCCTGTACAGCTCGGGACTGGCTGCGCGCGCACATGGAAGCTGGGAGGAAGTCCAGGAGCTGCTTACCAGACAGCAGTATGACGCTATTAACTATttcatgataggtttcagagtagcagctgtgttagtctgtattcgatgcatccgatgaagtgagctgtagctcacgaaagcttatgctcaaataaatttgttagtctctaaggtgccacaagtactccttttctttttattaactatTTAGTGTCCAAACACGCTGCAATAGCTGCCAGTTCTGCTGAGCCTTGGTCTAGTTAAAATATGTGAATACTTTGCGCTTGTGTCTCTTTCTCCTTTCATCCAAGAGTCATCAGAGAGGGGCATGGATTCACTGCCTCTTTCACAGACAGGGAACCTGAGGCATGTAGAGGGTAAACGACTTAGCCAAGGCCACACAGGCCCACAAGCCAGGGTCAGGAATAGCATCCCGGGCACCAAACTTCTGCTTCAACGAGGAGAGCACACTCACCCACCCTCCCATCCGCAGGACTGACACAGAGCCAGGCCGGAGAGCTGATCTCTCTTGCCATGGCCCTGCAGACTGGGAGCAGATCACGGGGAGACCTACCTCCTTTCTCTTGCGCTCCTCCTCGAACAGGATGCTGTGGTGGTCCCGGCACTCCTTCACTGTGCACATGCAGCAGATGCACATCTTGTCCTCTTGGCAGTACAGCTTCAGGGGCTGCCCATGCCTGGAGCACCTCGCTCCGTTGGCGGGGGTTTTCCTCTCAGTGCTGGAGGCCTGCACTTCCTCAGACCTGATCAGCTCCACCACGCTGCAAAGGGCGACGTTCTTCCTGAGCTCCAGCCTCTTCTTGAAGCGTTGCCTGCAGTCGGGGCAGGTGTAGTCCTTCTTGTCCAGAGAAGCCTCCTTCTCTTCCT
This portion of the Dermochelys coriacea isolate rDerCor1 chromosome 14, rDerCor1.pri.v4, whole genome shotgun sequence genome encodes:
- the TRIM65 gene encoding tripartite motif-containing protein 65 isoform X1, whose amino-acid sequence is MASQGPQKLEEKLVCSICLEMFGTAVTMPCGHNFCMKCINNHWDKEEKEASLDKKDYTCPDCRQRFKKRLELRKNVALCSVVELIRSEEVQASSTERKTPANGARCSRHGQPLKLYCQEDKMCICCMCTVKECRDHHSILFEEERKRKEVLLEESLAKTQEETVKTKEEIHKLEEQTGTIKDSSERLKSGILQKFVHLMKELEECERGAVDKIEQEQATALGQVEENWSQLQDHLAMLTQHQQKAQELLTCVDNMKFLEEFLLLPSPSSLGVLPAVEFNVASTMDSTAKILTEVSKLLLEDLPNSLNPKAADAETKESTEPKVPAVVKAGPALPECELRAELLRDHQNLTFDPDTANKYLQLSNQNQKAKHTHSPDGLCEDHADRFELWQVLCSQSYSQGRHYWEVRISSHSIILGVTYKKIQRKKQAGRSFSIGLDGLSWGLQIREDCYLAWHKGQSHKIMEPLYKCLGVSLDYGTGILSFYGIGDKMKLLHSFHCVFTEPLYPVFWLCEGRTITLCQQN